A single region of the Tursiops truncatus isolate mTurTru1 chromosome 18, mTurTru1.mat.Y, whole genome shotgun sequence genome encodes:
- the ALG11 gene encoding GDP-Man:Man(3)GlcNAc(2)-PP-Dol alpha-1,2-mannosyltransferase isoform X1 — protein sequence MAVAARGWCLGELLRFFYSLFFPGLVVCGVLCVCLLSVLWGIRLLLQRKKKSGSASKTGKNQTVIAFFHPYCNAGGGGERVLWCALRALQKKYPEAVYVVYTGDADVSGQQILEGAFRRFNIRLTCPVKFVLLRKRYLVEDSLYPHFTLLGQSLGSIFLGWEALMQCVPDVYIDSMGYAFTLPLFRYLGRCRVGSYVHYPTISTDMLSVVKNQNVRFNNAAFITRNPFLSKVKLIYYYLFAFLYGLAGSCSDVVMVNSSWTLNHILSLWKVGDCTNIVYPPCDVQTFLDIPLHKEKTTSGHLLVSIGQFRPEKNHPLQIRAFAKLLNKKEAESLPPLKLVLIGGCRNQDDELRVNQLRRLSEDLGVQEDVEFKINIPFDELKNYLSEATVGLHTMWNEHFGIGIVECMAAGTIVLAHNSGGPKLDIVVPHQGERTGFLAESEEDYAETMAHILSMSAEKRLQIRNNARASVSRFSDQEFEVTFLTSVEKLFQ from the exons ATGGCGGTCGCCGCTAGGGGTTGGTGCTTGGGCGAGTTATTGAG gtttttttattcattattcttCCCTGGGCTAGTTGTATGTGGAGTTTTATGTGTGTGTCTACTCAGTGTCCTTTGGGGAATCAGACTGCtgctacagagaaagaaaaagtcgGGCTCAGCTAGCAAAACTGGGAAAAATCAAACGGTGATTGCATTTTTCCATCCCTACTGCAACGCTGGcggaggaggagaaagagtgtTATGGTGTGCCTTAAGGGCTCTTCAGAAAAA gTATCCTGAAGCAGTTTATGTTGTTTATACTGGTGATGCTGATGTCAGTGGTCAACAGATACTGGAAGGTGCTTTCAGAAGATTTAACATCAGATTAACGTGCCCAGTGAAGTTTGTTTTATTAAGGAAGCGCTACCTTGTGGAAGATTCACTCTATCCTCATTTCACACTGCTGGGCCAAAGTCTGGGATCCATTTTTCTTGGCTGGGAAGCCCTGATGCAGTGTGTTCCCGATGTTTACATCGATTCTATGGGCTATGCTTTCACGCTTCCTCTGTTTAGGTATTTAGGCCGTTGCCGAGTTGGAAGCTATGTTCATTATCCCACCATCAGCACGGACATGCTCTCTGTAGTGAAGAATCAAAATGTCAGATTTAACAATGCAGCCTTCATCACCAGGAATCCTTTTCTCAGCAAAGTAAAGCTTATCTACTACTATCTATTTGCTTTTCTATATGGGCTTGCTGGTTCTTGCAGTGATGTCGTCATGGTCAATTCTTCTTGGACGCTAAACCATATTCTCTCACTGTGGAAGGTTGGGGATTGCACTAATATTGTTTATCCACCTTGTGATGTGCAGACATTTCTGGACATTCCCTTACACAAGGAGAAGACAACCTCAGGACATTTACTGGTTTCCATCGGCCAGTTCAGGCCTGAAAAGAATCATCCTTTGCAGATCAGAGCCTTTGCTAAATTGCTGAATAAAAAGGAGGCTGAGTCACTTCCTCCACTTAAACTTGTCCTCATTGGAGGCTGTCGTAACCAAGACGATGAACTTAGGGTAAACCAACTGAGAAGGCTTTCTGAGGACCTAGGAGTTCAAGAAGacgtggaatttaaaataaacattccaTTTGATGAATTAAAGAATTACTTGTCTGAAGCAACAGTTGGTCTGCATACCATGTGGAACGAGCATTTTGGGATTG GAATTGTTGAGTGTATGGCAGCCGGCACGATTGTCCTTGCACACAATTCAGGGGGCCCGAAGCTCGACATTGTTGTCCCTCACCAAGGCGAGAGAACTGGGTTTCTGGCTGAAAGTGAAGAAGACTATGCTGAGACTATGGCCCATATTCTTTCCATGTCTGCGGAAAAGAGACTCCAAATCAGGAACAATGCTCGTGCATCTGTAAGCAGATTCTCCGATCAGGAGTTTGAAGTGACATTCCTAACGTCTGTGGAAAAGTTATTTCAGTAA
- the ALG11 gene encoding GDP-Man:Man(3)GlcNAc(2)-PP-Dol alpha-1,2-mannosyltransferase isoform X2 produces the protein MAVAARGWCLGELLRFFYSLFFPGLVVCGVLCVCLLSVLWGIRLLLQRKKKSGSASKTGKNQTVIAFFHPYCNAGGGGERVLWCALRALQKKYPEAVYVVYTGDADVSGQQILEGAFRRFNIRLTCPVKFVLLRKRYLVEDSLYPHFTLLGQSLGSIFLGWEALMQCVPDVYIDSMGYAFTLPLFRYLGRCRVGSYVHYPTISTDMLSVVKNQNVRFNNAAFITRNPFLSKVKLIYYYLFAFLYGLAGSCSDVVMVNSSWTLNHILSLWKVGDCTNIVYPPCDVQTFLDIPLHKEKTTSGHLLVSIGQFRPEKNHPLQIRAFAKLLNKKEAESLPPLKLVLIGGCRNQDDELRVNQLRRLSEDLGVQEDVEFKINIPFDELKNYLSEATVGLHTMWNEHFGIG, from the exons ATGGCGGTCGCCGCTAGGGGTTGGTGCTTGGGCGAGTTATTGAG gtttttttattcattattcttCCCTGGGCTAGTTGTATGTGGAGTTTTATGTGTGTGTCTACTCAGTGTCCTTTGGGGAATCAGACTGCtgctacagagaaagaaaaagtcgGGCTCAGCTAGCAAAACTGGGAAAAATCAAACGGTGATTGCATTTTTCCATCCCTACTGCAACGCTGGcggaggaggagaaagagtgtTATGGTGTGCCTTAAGGGCTCTTCAGAAAAA gTATCCTGAAGCAGTTTATGTTGTTTATACTGGTGATGCTGATGTCAGTGGTCAACAGATACTGGAAGGTGCTTTCAGAAGATTTAACATCAGATTAACGTGCCCAGTGAAGTTTGTTTTATTAAGGAAGCGCTACCTTGTGGAAGATTCACTCTATCCTCATTTCACACTGCTGGGCCAAAGTCTGGGATCCATTTTTCTTGGCTGGGAAGCCCTGATGCAGTGTGTTCCCGATGTTTACATCGATTCTATGGGCTATGCTTTCACGCTTCCTCTGTTTAGGTATTTAGGCCGTTGCCGAGTTGGAAGCTATGTTCATTATCCCACCATCAGCACGGACATGCTCTCTGTAGTGAAGAATCAAAATGTCAGATTTAACAATGCAGCCTTCATCACCAGGAATCCTTTTCTCAGCAAAGTAAAGCTTATCTACTACTATCTATTTGCTTTTCTATATGGGCTTGCTGGTTCTTGCAGTGATGTCGTCATGGTCAATTCTTCTTGGACGCTAAACCATATTCTCTCACTGTGGAAGGTTGGGGATTGCACTAATATTGTTTATCCACCTTGTGATGTGCAGACATTTCTGGACATTCCCTTACACAAGGAGAAGACAACCTCAGGACATTTACTGGTTTCCATCGGCCAGTTCAGGCCTGAAAAGAATCATCCTTTGCAGATCAGAGCCTTTGCTAAATTGCTGAATAAAAAGGAGGCTGAGTCACTTCCTCCACTTAAACTTGTCCTCATTGGAGGCTGTCGTAACCAAGACGATGAACTTAGGGTAAACCAACTGAGAAGGCTTTCTGAGGACCTAGGAGTTCAAGAAGacgtggaatttaaaataaacattccaTTTGATGAATTAAAGAATTACTTGTCTGAAGCAACAGTTGGTCTGCATACCATGTGGAACGAGCATTTTGGGATTG GATGA